The Thermodesulfobacteriota bacterium genomic interval TCCGCTGGTTGTGAGGCGCTTCGCGCCGAACAATCAGCGGATACTGCTCATCCGCGGCGTGTGGGGGGGGGGGGCCGGGGCNNNNNNNNNNGAGGGCGCGAAGCGCCCTCGACAACGTAAAGGCTGACTTGCCGCTACTTATTAGCGGTCAAGTCCAGCCGCTTGTTGTGTTATTTATTCTTTAACTTTAATTTCTGACGAGACGCATCTCACGATTTGCCTGATCCTCTCGATCTGTTGCGCGAGAGGGATACCACCATTGAGGATAGCATGGATTTCTGTGATGCGAGAGTCGAAAGGAGCTAACTCCATATGAATACCACCGTTAGAAACAGCTTTATCAAGATTCTTTTGAAGTGCAGAAACCCTTTGCTTGTAGGTTATATTTTGGTTCTTAAATTTCATTTTTTCTATCTCCAATGTTACTATTTGTTTGTGAAGTTTGGTTATTTGCGCCTTCAATTGTCGAATGTATTCTTGAACTATCGGCTCCGATGCCTTGAGAGCCGTTTCGAGAAAATTTTTAGTAGTCATAATATTAACTCCTTTTCATCTACACAACGTTAAAATCAGCGGTTGAAAATCCGCTGAATTTTGTTGTTAGGAGGTGATTGTATGTTTTGTTTTCTTCTATCAATAGTAGTCATTTTACATGGTTTGGGATTTATTGATGCTATTTATACTTCTTATAGCATAAGAAGTTCAGTTATTATTAATTTAGGAAGTTGTCTTTTGTTTTATATTAATGCCCGCTATATCTTGTAATAAATATAGATTAGTAAAATTTTTAGGTTTGGCTTTAATTATATGATTAACTCCAAAAGCATCGGTACATGTTATTTTTAATTTTTTAATTTTATTTATAAGATCAGAATGAGGTTTATCTGTTGCAAATAAAGCAAAACCATGTAAAGGGATTCCGTATTCTATAGGATTATTTTTTGAATAAATTACCTTATTTTTAAAATCGGGAATTGTTATTTCTTGTATATCACTATGAAATGATGGTTGATCAATGTTTTGTGTGCCATAAACCCTTAAAGCTTTTTCGTAACCATTGCTAATATCAAATTCAAGTTCATAATCAAGAATATGTACAGGGTTCTTTCTTTTATTAGTCAGATATAAATACACAAAAAGGCTTGTTTTTGGAGTACGAAATTGGGGAGTATGCCATTCTCCTGTCATAATATTAAGTATTTTCCCCTTTATCTTTGGAGTGCTTGTGAACCAATTATACAAAAGGGTAATCCATCCAGAAAGGGCGACAATGGTAGTTATTATATATATGACTATTTTACTCTCCATTTTTACTCCTAACGCCGCGGATGAGGAGTGCCCCCGCAGGGGGCATCTGTTCAATCCGCTGGTTGTGAGGCGCTTCGCGCCGAACAATCAGCGGATACTGCTCATCCNNNNNNNNNNGGGCGCGAAGCGCCCTCGACAACCAGGAATTGAGTTGCAGCGTACCTTAGCTGTCAACTCCAATGATTTGTTAGGGGGTCTTATTTATGAGAATGTCAATGATTATATCCTTGATAATGGATAGTGCAGCGATGATTGCAGCAATTATCGCAATTATATATGCTCGGCGTGCAATTCGGCTTGTTTCCTCTTCTCGTTCTTCTCGGCGTCGGGAAGCATCCTGATTAGATTCAAATTGTAGCTGTGCTTTTTTATCAATTGCAAGTTGATATGTATAGACCTTCTCTATCAACATTTGCGCAGGAATGAGATGTATAAAATCATCAAGTTCTTTTATTGAAGTAGAATCCTTAATCCAATTTTCTGCTTCTATACTATACGCTATTTTTGCTATTTCAGATGGAGATTTTCTATTCATACTTTACTCCTAACAAGTGATTATCCAGGTCTGGATATCATTACTTTTGTAATGTTATCCAACAAAAATTAAAGTTTAACTAGGAAGTTCTTGAGACACAATACTCAATTCAGCCATGTCTCTTTTTCTGTTCTCATAATTCATTCCTTTTTTTTAACCCCATGAGCTTTCATAAGTCTTTCCAGCATCTCGTAGGGCTGCGCACCAACCAACTTATCATGATTCATCACAAATGTTGGAACGGCTGTAATCGCTTTCTCTTGTGAAAGTGACCAATCCGCATCCACCGCCGTCTTAAATGCCCTTGTTGTAAGTATAGACTCTGCTTCTTTGCGAGAGAGCCCAATGGATGCAGCTAAATCTACAAGCACTGGAATTTTTGCGATGTTTTTTCCGTCTACAAAGTAGGCCTTGAAGACCGCTATGTGGAACTCATCCCCTTTATTTTTTGATTCACACCAGAGACCCAATTCCTGAGATAGACGACTATTGTAAGTTTTTTCCTGCTCTCCGAAAGGCAATCCCAGAGTAGTTGCGGTTTGTCTAAAATTTCGCATCATTGCTTTTACATCTATACGGTAGTTGGCAAAAAGCTGTTCAATCAAAACCCCCCCCTCCGGTATTTCCGGATGAAGCGGAAAAGCCCGCCATTTAGTGGCGATTTCATATTCTCTTTTAAGCTGTTCAACACGCCCGGTGATGAAGTAGCACCAAGGTCAAATGTAATCGGAGAATATTTCAAGTGTTAAAGGTGTGGGCATCTATATCCTGTTTATTGAGAAGGTTATCTTATTGTAAATCGAAACAAAGAGGCAGGTTTTTTGTTGACTTTTTTAATCCTTTTATATAAATAAGAAGCAATAAACATATCTTACTGGGAGATCGTCCAGCGGCAGGACTACGGACTCTGACTCCGTCAACCCAGGTTCGAATCCTGGTCTCCCAGCCATTAAAAATCCCCCATTACTTCTAACTATTCTCCTTTTGAGTAATCTTGGCCCACGAATCACGCAACGTTACAGTGCGGTTAAACACCATTACTCCATCGGAGGAATCAACCAAATCAACACAGAAATAGCCAAGCCTTTCGAACTGGTACTGGCTCCCCGGTTCAGCCTTTGCCAGAGACGGCTCAACCCGGCATAAGGTCAAAACCTCAAGCGAGTTAGGGTTTAAATAAGCCCTGAAGTTAATGTTATCCTTTATTCTGTCGGGGTTTTCTTCGGTAAGCAGGTTATCGTAGAGACGTACCTCAGCCGGTATAGAGTGGCTTTCAGAAACCCAGTGCAGCGTTGCTTTAACCTTGCGTCCATCCTGTGACCAGCCACCCCGTGTCTCAGGGTCATAAGTACAGTGAAGCTCAACCGGTTCCCCGGTTTTTTCATCCTTCACCACACTTATACATTTAATGTAATAGCCGTATCTCAGACGCACCTCACGACCAGGGGCTAACCGGAAGAATTTTTTTGGCGGGTCTTCAAGAAAATCATCTTGTTCTATATACAAAACGCGAGAGAAGGGTAGCTTACGCGATCCCATGCCTGGGTCTTCCGGATGATAAGGTGAATCCAGTTCCTCTGTTTTGTCTTCAGGATAGTTATCAATGATTACCCGAAGTGGACGCAACACTCCCATAACCCGTGGAGCCCTTTGATTCAGATCTTCACGGATGCAGTGCTCGAGCAGTGCCATGTCAACCATGCTTTCTTTTTTAGCGACTCCGATACGTTCACAGAAGTTTCGGATTGACTCTGGTGTATAGCCGCGTCTGCGCAGGCCTGATATTGTAGGCATCCGTGGATCGTCCCACCCGCTGACGACTCCGCTTTCCACCAGTTCCAGAAGCTTACGTTTACTCATCAAAGCATAGCTCAGATTGAGACGGGCAAACTCAATTTGCTTCGGATGGCAATCGACCTCCAGTTGGTCAAGCACCCAGTCGTATAATGGACGATGATCCTCGAATTCCAGCGTACAAATAGAGTGCGTAATCCCTTCAATAGAGTCAGAAATACAATGGGCATAGTCATACATCGGATAGATGCACCACTTGTTACCTGTTCGATGATGCTCTGTTCGAAGGATACGGTAAAGAACCGGGTCCCGCATATTTAAATTTGGAGATGACATATCGATTTTTGCCCGAAGTACACGAGAGCCCTCCTCAAATTCCCCTGCCCGCATGCGTTCAAACAGGTCAAGGTTTTCCTCTATGGACCGTGTGCGGTAGGGGCTGTCTTTGCCAGGCTCAGTCAATGTACCACGATAATCTCTAATCTCCTCTGGGCCTAAATCACAAACGTATGCCCTGTCCTTTTTAATTAACTGAACAGCATATTGGTACAGCCTGTCAAAGTAGTCAGATGCGTAAAAGAGTCTATCCCCCCAATCGAAACCAAGCCATTTGATGTCCGATTTGATTGATTTAATGTATTCAGCACTTTCTTTGTTGGGGTTGGTGTCATCGAATCGTAAATTGCAAAGGCCGTGGTTTTCAGCGGCAAGACTAAAATTAAGCCAGATAGACTTGGCATGCCCGATATGCAGGTAGCCGTTTGGTTCAGGTGGAAACCGGGTATGGACCCGGCTGCTGTTCTTGTTTGCCTTCAAGTCCTCTGCAATGATATTGCTAATGAAGTTGATCATACTTAAAATCCCATTTCACAAGCCACCTTCTCCCGACAGAAATCGGGAGTTCCAAAAAGGGAAAGTGCCTGCCTGGCACGGCGGTAATAAAGCCCCATATCATGCTCTCTGGTAGTACCAATGCCACCAAAAATCTGAACTCCCATGCGGGTGCAGTGCCTGTATACCTCGCTCATTCGTGCCTTTGCCATAGCCGATTCCTTGGAGCAAGGCAAGCCTTGTTCTATAAGCCAGCCTGCATAATAAACCAGTCTCTTGGCATGGCCGATTTCTGCCCACATCTCAGCCAGGTAGTGCTGAATAATTCCAAAGCTGCCAATTGGCTTATCAAACTGTGTCCTTTCCTTAGCATAAGCCACACAGTTTTCTACCGTCCAATCGGCACCACCAATCATCTCAGCGCATTTTGCTACGGCAGCCCTGTCGAGGGTTTTTTTTACTGCTTGCCATCCAGCATTTAATCCACCGACCACATTCCCTTCTGGTACCATAACTCCCTCAAATAGAATTTCATTTTGTTTATCATCCGCAATGGTAGGCAGAGGAATGGTCTTTATCCCCTGGCTTTTAGCATCCACCAGAAAGATGGTAATGCCTTCTTCTGGCGGCGACCAGAAATTCGTCCTGGCTACGCAGAGAAAATAATCAACTACCTGGGCATCATGAACGAATAGCTTGGTACCGTTGATAATATATCCGTCTTTATCCTCTGTAGCCTTTGTGTAGATACCGCTGGCATCATATCTGGCACTGGGCTCGGTTAAAACCAGGGTAAATATCTTTTCCCCGGATGCTATCTTTGGCAACCATTCCCTCTTCTGCTCTTCACTACCGGCATCCAAAAGAAGGAAGCTGCAGATAGCGGTTGAAAAAAACGGGGAGATGAGACAAGCCCGCCCCATCTCTTCCAACAGGACAATCAAATCCACGAATCCGCAACTGCTGCCACCATACTCCTCTGGGATAATTAATCCCATCCATCCCAACTCTGCCATTTTCTTCCAGATGTCAGGGCGAAATCCGATTGGATCCTCCTCCATTTCCCTCACCAATGTCTTGGGAAACTCTTTTGCCAATAAGTCATGAGCCATCTTTCTTAATATTTCCTGCTCTTCCGTAAAAGCGAAATCCATATTTCCTCCATTTAGTCACGGGGCAGCTTGAGTCCCTGCCAGGCGATAACATTTTTCCTTATTTCTGTGGTCCCTCCCGCAATGGTGAAGCCGGAACTCCACTGACAGAGATCTTGAAATTTTCCGCAGAGGGGAGCCCACTTAGATCCTCTTGTTACTGTTCCATAGAGCCCCATAATTTCCACTGCGGTGTTGGCGAGATGGAGATTAAGCTCGTTAGCGTAATAACCGCACGCCCCTGCCTCGGCTGCAACTTCCTTCCCTCTG includes:
- a CDS encoding acyl-CoA dehydrogenase family protein, translated to MDFAFTEEQEILRKMAHDLLAKEFPKTLVREMEEDPIGFRPDIWKKMAELGWMGLIIPEEYGGSSCGFVDLIVLLEEMGRACLISPFFSTAICSFLLLDAGSEEQKREWLPKIASGEKIFTLVLTEPSARYDASGIYTKATEDKDGYIINGTKLFVHDAQVVDYFLCVARTNFWSPPEEGITIFLVDAKSQGIKTIPLPTIADDKQNEILFEGVMVPEGNVVGGLNAGWQAVKKTLDRAAVAKCAEMIGGADWTVENCVAYAKERTQFDKPIGSFGIIQHYLAEMWAEIGHAKRLVYYAGWLIEQGLPCSKESAMAKARMSEVYRHCTRMGVQIFGGIGTTREHDMGLYYRRARQALSLFGTPDFCREKVACEMGF
- a CDS encoding glutamine--tRNA ligase/YqeY domain fusion protein, giving the protein MINFISNIIAEDLKANKNSSRVHTRFPPEPNGYLHIGHAKSIWLNFSLAAENHGLCNLRFDDTNPNKESAEYIKSIKSDIKWLGFDWGDRLFYASDYFDRLYQYAVQLIKKDRAYVCDLGPEEIRDYRGTLTEPGKDSPYRTRSIEENLDLFERMRAGEFEEGSRVLRAKIDMSSPNLNMRDPVLYRILRTEHHRTGNKWCIYPMYDYAHCISDSIEGITHSICTLEFEDHRPLYDWVLDQLEVDCHPKQIEFARLNLSYALMSKRKLLELVESGVVSGWDDPRMPTISGLRRRGYTPESIRNFCERIGVAKKESMVDMALLEHCIREDLNQRAPRVMGVLRPLRVIIDNYPEDKTEELDSPYHPEDPGMGSRKLPFSRVLYIEQDDFLEDPPKKFFRLAPGREVRLRYGYYIKCISVVKDEKTGEPVELHCTYDPETRGGWSQDGRKVKATLHWVSESHSIPAEVRLYDNLLTEENPDRIKDNINFRAYLNPNSLEVLTLCRVEPSLAKAEPGSQYQFERLGYFCVDLVDSSDGVMVFNRTVTLRDSWAKITQKENS